The Osmia bicornis bicornis chromosome 9, iOsmBic2.1, whole genome shotgun sequence genome has a segment encoding these proteins:
- the LOC114883107 gene encoding disintegrin and metalloproteinase domain-containing protein 10 isoform X3, translating to MVTMISDTCGYVLFLLLLLLVPYIESARRLNEYIRHYEPLSYPTEEVHRGHLRAKRSVTRDNSVTLKFRSHGRDFHIRLKRDLATFSNNLIIEGPSGQTEDLDTSQIYQGHLVGEPGSHVFGSISDGVFHGKIISPRSGAWYVERAHYYFPPHQINDTLHSVIYHDNDVGDPYSHLRKGETSGCGITNDVVEWMERIQNSAELDVPPLLTANGKKPKPSVKPWNGDPESPGHKYSREANEAGHRRTRRATRPKEDNKNTCSLFIQTDPLIWRHISEQLHHDAEKTREEILSLIAHHVTAVNYIYRDTRFDGRIKHRNIKFEVQRIKIDDDTACTPQQTYGEPNPFCMENIDVSNFLNLHSLGNHEDFCLAYVFTYRDFTGGTLGLAWVASASGASGGICEKYKTYTETVGGMYQSTKRSLNTGIITFVNYNSRVPPKVSQLTLAHEIGHNFGSPHDFPPECRPGGLHGNYIMFASATSGDRPNNSKFSKCSIGNISNVLDAIEDNKKRNCFTASAGAFCGNKIVEAGEECDCGYDDDECVDKCCYPRQVSELDKIKNETAKGCTRKFGTQCSPSQGPCCSSESCQFVPLSKSVQCKAESDCSYNSTCNGRSSECPPPLPRANKTRCNEGTQLCINGECTGSICLEWNLTECFLTSNVIPNIDKRKLCELACQNGTDPSTCRSTSEFAHVVGLPDGGISLRPGSPCDNFQGYCDVFLKCRAVDAEGPLARLKNLLFNKETLLTVAQWVTEFWWAVLLMGIAFIIFMGLFIKCCAVHTPSSNPKKPPARRISDTLRRPMNTLRRMRHPHGGGGAGPRSIPPRSVPGGHNGTRGPSHGYGEGRGAQYYPKASAPPGSGNPAPNYGRSNHPELYAGAYSGSGGGGRSAAYEMRHHNKV from the exons CTCGTCGATTGAACGAATATATCCGCCACTACGAACCACTCTCCTATCCCACCGAAGAGGTCCACAGAGGTCACCTGAGGGCCAAGAGGTCGGTTACCCGCGACAATTCCGTGACTCTGAAGTTTCGCTCGCACGGAAGGGACTTTCATATTCGGCTGAAGAGGGATTTGGCCACATTTAGTAATAACTTAATCATCGAGGGTCCTTCCGGACAAACGGAGGACCTTGACACATCGCAAATTTATCAGGGCCACTTAGTTG GTGAGCCTGGCAGCCATGTGTTTGGAAGCATCAGCGACGGTGTTTTCCAtggtaaaatcatttcacCCCGCAGTGGCGCGTGGTACGTGGAAAGGGCGCATTATTACTTTCCACCACACCAGATAAATGACACGTTACATTCTGTGATCTATCACGATAATGATGTCGGCGACCCCTACTCGCATCTTCGAAAAG GAGAAACGAGTGGCTGTGGCATCACGAACGACGTAGTGGAATGGATGGAGAGAATTCAAAATTCTGCTGAATTGGACGTCCCTCCTCTGTTAACCGCGAATGGTAAGAAACCTAAGCCATCAGTGAAACCATGGAATGGCGATCCGGAATCACCCGGTCACAAATACTCTCGAGAGGCTAACGAAGCTGGTCATCGGAGAACGCGGAGGGCAACCAGACCGAAAGAGGATAACAAGAATACATGTTCCCTCTTCATCCAGACCGATCCTCTCATATGGAGACACATATCCGAACAG CTGCATCACGATGCCGAGAAGACCAGGGAGGAGATCCTGTCTCTGATCGCGCATCACGTCACTGCCgttaactatatctacagggACACCAGGTTCGATGGTCGGATCAAGcacagaaatattaaatttgaagtGCAACGGATAAAG ATCGACGACGACACAGCCTGCACACCGCAGCAGACGTACGGTGAACCGAATCCATTTTGCATGGAAAATATCGACGTTAgcaactttttaaatttacacTCGCTCGGCAACCACGAAGACTTCTGCCTTGCCTACGTGTTCACCTACAG AGATTTCACTGGAGGTACCCTCGGACTTGCCTGGGTAGCTTCAGCTTCCGGTGCATCCGGTGGCATTTGCGAAAAATACAAAACATACACAGAAACAGTGGGAGGAATGTATCAATCCACCAAAAGATCCCTTAACACAGGAATTATTACTTTCGTGAATTACAACAGCAGAGTACCACCAAAGGTGTCGCAATTAACATTGGCCCATGAAATTGGACATAATTTTGGATCACCT CATGATTTCCCACCTGAATGTAGACCAGGTGGTTTACACggaaattatattatgtttGCGTCAGCAACCAGCGGAGATCGGCCAAATAACAGTAAATTCTCAAAATGCAGTATCGGTAATATCAGTAACGTGTTAGATGCTATTGAAgataacaaaaaaagaaattgtttcACTG CATCTGCTGGAGCGTTCTGCGGTAACAAGATCGTCGAAGCCGGAGAGGAATGCGATTGTGGGTACGACGACGACGAGTGCGTGGACAAGTGTTGTTATCCCAGACAAGTATCCGAATTGGACAAGATAAAGAACGAAACAGCAAAAGGTTGCACCAGGAAATTCGGAACACAATGCAG tcCCAGTCAAGGACCTTGTTGTTCGAGCGAATCTTGCCAATTCGTACCCCTCTCGAAGAGTGTTCAGTGTAAGGCTGAATCGGATTGTAGTTATAATTCAACTTGCAATGGACGGTCTTCTGAATGTCCTCCGCCATTGCCGAGAGCTAACAAAACTAGGTGTAACGAGGGGACACAG TTGTGTATCAATGGCGAGTGTACAGGATCGATTTGTCTGGAATGGAATTTAACCGAATGCTTTTTAACGAGTAACGTTATCCCGAACATCGATAAACGTAAATTATGTGAATTAGCCTGCCAAAATGGTACCGATCCATCTACCTGTCGTAGTACCAGCGAATTTGCTCACGTTGTTGGTTTACCTGATGGGGGGATTAGCCTTCGTCCTGGATCACCCTGTGATAATTTTCAG GGATATTGTGATGTCTTTTTGAAGTGCCGAGCAGTCGATGCGGAAGGACCGTTAGCCAGATTGAAGAATCTTTTGTTTAATAAGGAAACATTGCTTACGGTAGCGCAATGGGTGACT GAATTCTGGTGGGCGGTGTTGCTCATGGGGATAGCGTTCATCATTTTCATGGGATTGTTCATCAAATGCTGTGCCGTTCACACTCCTTCTAGTAATCCTAAGAAACCTCCAGCGAGACGTATTAGTGATACTCTTAGAAGACCTATGAATACGTTAAGAAGAATG CGACATCCACATGGGGGAGGTGGTGCTGGACCCAGAAGTATACCTCCCAGGTCAGTTCCAGGAGGCCACAATGGTACTCGAGGGCCGTCGCATGGTTATGGAGAAGGTAGAGGTGCTCAGTATTATCCAAAAG
- the LOC114883107 gene encoding disintegrin and metalloproteinase domain-containing protein 10 isoform X1: MVTMISDTCGYVLFLLLLLLVPYIESARRLNEYIRHYEPLSYPTEEVHRGHLRAKRSVTRDNSVTLKFRSHGRDFHIRLKRDLATFSNNLIIEGPSGQTEDLDTSQIYQGHLVGEPGSHVFGSISDGVFHGKIISPRSGAWYVERAHYYFPPHQINDTLHSVIYHDNDVGDPYSHLRKGETSGCGITNDVVEWMERIQNSAELDVPPLLTANGKKPKPSVKPWNGDPESPGHKYSREANEAGHRRTRRATRPKEDNKNTCSLFIQTDPLIWRHISEQLHHDAEKTREEILSLIAHHVTAVNYIYRDTRFDGRIKHRNIKFEVQRIKIDDDTACTPQQTYGEPNPFCMENIDVSNFLNLHSLGNHEDFCLAYVFTYRDFTGGTLGLAWVASASGASGGICEKYKTYTETVGGMYQSTKRSLNTGIITFVNYNSRVPPKVSQLTLAHEIGHNFGSPHDFPPECRPGGLHGNYIMFASATSGDRPNNSKFSKCSIGNISNVLDAIEDNKKRNCFTASAGAFCGNKIVEAGEECDCGYDDDECVDKCCYPRQVSELDKIKNETAKGCTRKFGTQCSPSQGPCCSSESCQFVPLSKSVQCKAESDCSYNSTCNGRSSECPPPLPRANKTRCNEGTQLCINGECTGSICLEWNLTECFLTSNVIPNIDKRKLCELACQNGTDPSTCRSTSEFAHVVGLPDGGISLRPGSPCDNFQGYCDVFLKCRAVDAEGPLARLKNLLFNKETLLTVAQWVTEFWWAVLLMGIAFIIFMGLFIKCCAVHTPSSNPKKPPARRISDTLRRPMNTLRRMRHPHGGGGAGPRSIPPRSVPGGHNGTRGPSHGYGEGRGAQYYPKAGYRSVPTASAPPGSGNPAPNYGRSNHPELYAGAYSGSGGGGRSAAYEMRHHNKV; this comes from the exons CTCGTCGATTGAACGAATATATCCGCCACTACGAACCACTCTCCTATCCCACCGAAGAGGTCCACAGAGGTCACCTGAGGGCCAAGAGGTCGGTTACCCGCGACAATTCCGTGACTCTGAAGTTTCGCTCGCACGGAAGGGACTTTCATATTCGGCTGAAGAGGGATTTGGCCACATTTAGTAATAACTTAATCATCGAGGGTCCTTCCGGACAAACGGAGGACCTTGACACATCGCAAATTTATCAGGGCCACTTAGTTG GTGAGCCTGGCAGCCATGTGTTTGGAAGCATCAGCGACGGTGTTTTCCAtggtaaaatcatttcacCCCGCAGTGGCGCGTGGTACGTGGAAAGGGCGCATTATTACTTTCCACCACACCAGATAAATGACACGTTACATTCTGTGATCTATCACGATAATGATGTCGGCGACCCCTACTCGCATCTTCGAAAAG GAGAAACGAGTGGCTGTGGCATCACGAACGACGTAGTGGAATGGATGGAGAGAATTCAAAATTCTGCTGAATTGGACGTCCCTCCTCTGTTAACCGCGAATGGTAAGAAACCTAAGCCATCAGTGAAACCATGGAATGGCGATCCGGAATCACCCGGTCACAAATACTCTCGAGAGGCTAACGAAGCTGGTCATCGGAGAACGCGGAGGGCAACCAGACCGAAAGAGGATAACAAGAATACATGTTCCCTCTTCATCCAGACCGATCCTCTCATATGGAGACACATATCCGAACAG CTGCATCACGATGCCGAGAAGACCAGGGAGGAGATCCTGTCTCTGATCGCGCATCACGTCACTGCCgttaactatatctacagggACACCAGGTTCGATGGTCGGATCAAGcacagaaatattaaatttgaagtGCAACGGATAAAG ATCGACGACGACACAGCCTGCACACCGCAGCAGACGTACGGTGAACCGAATCCATTTTGCATGGAAAATATCGACGTTAgcaactttttaaatttacacTCGCTCGGCAACCACGAAGACTTCTGCCTTGCCTACGTGTTCACCTACAG AGATTTCACTGGAGGTACCCTCGGACTTGCCTGGGTAGCTTCAGCTTCCGGTGCATCCGGTGGCATTTGCGAAAAATACAAAACATACACAGAAACAGTGGGAGGAATGTATCAATCCACCAAAAGATCCCTTAACACAGGAATTATTACTTTCGTGAATTACAACAGCAGAGTACCACCAAAGGTGTCGCAATTAACATTGGCCCATGAAATTGGACATAATTTTGGATCACCT CATGATTTCCCACCTGAATGTAGACCAGGTGGTTTACACggaaattatattatgtttGCGTCAGCAACCAGCGGAGATCGGCCAAATAACAGTAAATTCTCAAAATGCAGTATCGGTAATATCAGTAACGTGTTAGATGCTATTGAAgataacaaaaaaagaaattgtttcACTG CATCTGCTGGAGCGTTCTGCGGTAACAAGATCGTCGAAGCCGGAGAGGAATGCGATTGTGGGTACGACGACGACGAGTGCGTGGACAAGTGTTGTTATCCCAGACAAGTATCCGAATTGGACAAGATAAAGAACGAAACAGCAAAAGGTTGCACCAGGAAATTCGGAACACAATGCAG tcCCAGTCAAGGACCTTGTTGTTCGAGCGAATCTTGCCAATTCGTACCCCTCTCGAAGAGTGTTCAGTGTAAGGCTGAATCGGATTGTAGTTATAATTCAACTTGCAATGGACGGTCTTCTGAATGTCCTCCGCCATTGCCGAGAGCTAACAAAACTAGGTGTAACGAGGGGACACAG TTGTGTATCAATGGCGAGTGTACAGGATCGATTTGTCTGGAATGGAATTTAACCGAATGCTTTTTAACGAGTAACGTTATCCCGAACATCGATAAACGTAAATTATGTGAATTAGCCTGCCAAAATGGTACCGATCCATCTACCTGTCGTAGTACCAGCGAATTTGCTCACGTTGTTGGTTTACCTGATGGGGGGATTAGCCTTCGTCCTGGATCACCCTGTGATAATTTTCAG GGATATTGTGATGTCTTTTTGAAGTGCCGAGCAGTCGATGCGGAAGGACCGTTAGCCAGATTGAAGAATCTTTTGTTTAATAAGGAAACATTGCTTACGGTAGCGCAATGGGTGACT GAATTCTGGTGGGCGGTGTTGCTCATGGGGATAGCGTTCATCATTTTCATGGGATTGTTCATCAAATGCTGTGCCGTTCACACTCCTTCTAGTAATCCTAAGAAACCTCCAGCGAGACGTATTAGTGATACTCTTAGAAGACCTATGAATACGTTAAGAAGAATG CGACATCCACATGGGGGAGGTGGTGCTGGACCCAGAAGTATACCTCCCAGGTCAGTTCCAGGAGGCCACAATGGTACTCGAGGGCCGTCGCATGGTTATGGAGAAGGTAGAGGTGCTCAGTATTATCCAAAAG
- the LOC114883107 gene encoding disintegrin and metalloproteinase domain-containing protein 10 isoform X2 translates to MVTMISDTCGYVLFLLLLLLVPYIESARRLNEYIRHYEPLSYPTEEVHRGHLRAKRSVTRDNSVTLKFRSHGRDFHIRLKRDLATFSNNLIIEGPSGQTEDLDTSQIYQGHLVGEPGSHVFGSISDGVFHGKIISPRSGAWYVERAHYYFPPHQINDTLHSVIYHDNDVGDPYSHLRKGETSGCGITNDVVEWMERIQNSAELDVPPLLTANGKKPKPSVKPWNGDPESPGHKYSREANEAGHRRTRRATRPKEDNKNTCSLFIQTDPLIWRHISEQLHHDAEKTREEILSLIAHHVTAVNYIYRDTRFDGRIKHRNIKFEVQRIKIDDDTACTPQQTYGEPNPFCMENIDVSNFLNLHSLGNHEDFCLAYVFTYRDFTGGTLGLAWVASASGASGGICEKYKTYTETVGGMYQSTKRSLNTGIITFVNYNSRVPPKVSQLTLAHEIGHNFGSPHDFPPECRPGGLHGNYIMFASATSGDRPNNSKFSKCSIGNISNVLDAIEDNKKRNCFTASAGAFCGNKIVEAGEECDCGYDDDECVDKCCYPRQVSELDKIKNETAKGCTRKFGTQCSPSQGPCCSSESCQFVPLSKSVQCKAESDCSYNSTCNGRSSECPPPLPRANKTRCNEGTQLCINGECTGSICLEWNLTECFLTSNVIPNIDKRKLCELACQNGTDPSTCRSTSEFAHVVGLPDGGISLRPGSPCDNFQGYCDVFLKCRAVDAEGPLARLKNLLFNKETLLTVAQWVTEFWWAVLLMGIAFIIFMGLFIKCCAVHTPSSNPKKPPARRISDTLRRPMNTLRRMRHPHGGGGAGPRSIPPRSVPGGHNGTRGPSHGYGEGRGAQYYPKGYRSVPTASAPPGSGNPAPNYGRSNHPELYAGAYSGSGGGGRSAAYEMRHHNKV, encoded by the exons CTCGTCGATTGAACGAATATATCCGCCACTACGAACCACTCTCCTATCCCACCGAAGAGGTCCACAGAGGTCACCTGAGGGCCAAGAGGTCGGTTACCCGCGACAATTCCGTGACTCTGAAGTTTCGCTCGCACGGAAGGGACTTTCATATTCGGCTGAAGAGGGATTTGGCCACATTTAGTAATAACTTAATCATCGAGGGTCCTTCCGGACAAACGGAGGACCTTGACACATCGCAAATTTATCAGGGCCACTTAGTTG GTGAGCCTGGCAGCCATGTGTTTGGAAGCATCAGCGACGGTGTTTTCCAtggtaaaatcatttcacCCCGCAGTGGCGCGTGGTACGTGGAAAGGGCGCATTATTACTTTCCACCACACCAGATAAATGACACGTTACATTCTGTGATCTATCACGATAATGATGTCGGCGACCCCTACTCGCATCTTCGAAAAG GAGAAACGAGTGGCTGTGGCATCACGAACGACGTAGTGGAATGGATGGAGAGAATTCAAAATTCTGCTGAATTGGACGTCCCTCCTCTGTTAACCGCGAATGGTAAGAAACCTAAGCCATCAGTGAAACCATGGAATGGCGATCCGGAATCACCCGGTCACAAATACTCTCGAGAGGCTAACGAAGCTGGTCATCGGAGAACGCGGAGGGCAACCAGACCGAAAGAGGATAACAAGAATACATGTTCCCTCTTCATCCAGACCGATCCTCTCATATGGAGACACATATCCGAACAG CTGCATCACGATGCCGAGAAGACCAGGGAGGAGATCCTGTCTCTGATCGCGCATCACGTCACTGCCgttaactatatctacagggACACCAGGTTCGATGGTCGGATCAAGcacagaaatattaaatttgaagtGCAACGGATAAAG ATCGACGACGACACAGCCTGCACACCGCAGCAGACGTACGGTGAACCGAATCCATTTTGCATGGAAAATATCGACGTTAgcaactttttaaatttacacTCGCTCGGCAACCACGAAGACTTCTGCCTTGCCTACGTGTTCACCTACAG AGATTTCACTGGAGGTACCCTCGGACTTGCCTGGGTAGCTTCAGCTTCCGGTGCATCCGGTGGCATTTGCGAAAAATACAAAACATACACAGAAACAGTGGGAGGAATGTATCAATCCACCAAAAGATCCCTTAACACAGGAATTATTACTTTCGTGAATTACAACAGCAGAGTACCACCAAAGGTGTCGCAATTAACATTGGCCCATGAAATTGGACATAATTTTGGATCACCT CATGATTTCCCACCTGAATGTAGACCAGGTGGTTTACACggaaattatattatgtttGCGTCAGCAACCAGCGGAGATCGGCCAAATAACAGTAAATTCTCAAAATGCAGTATCGGTAATATCAGTAACGTGTTAGATGCTATTGAAgataacaaaaaaagaaattgtttcACTG CATCTGCTGGAGCGTTCTGCGGTAACAAGATCGTCGAAGCCGGAGAGGAATGCGATTGTGGGTACGACGACGACGAGTGCGTGGACAAGTGTTGTTATCCCAGACAAGTATCCGAATTGGACAAGATAAAGAACGAAACAGCAAAAGGTTGCACCAGGAAATTCGGAACACAATGCAG tcCCAGTCAAGGACCTTGTTGTTCGAGCGAATCTTGCCAATTCGTACCCCTCTCGAAGAGTGTTCAGTGTAAGGCTGAATCGGATTGTAGTTATAATTCAACTTGCAATGGACGGTCTTCTGAATGTCCTCCGCCATTGCCGAGAGCTAACAAAACTAGGTGTAACGAGGGGACACAG TTGTGTATCAATGGCGAGTGTACAGGATCGATTTGTCTGGAATGGAATTTAACCGAATGCTTTTTAACGAGTAACGTTATCCCGAACATCGATAAACGTAAATTATGTGAATTAGCCTGCCAAAATGGTACCGATCCATCTACCTGTCGTAGTACCAGCGAATTTGCTCACGTTGTTGGTTTACCTGATGGGGGGATTAGCCTTCGTCCTGGATCACCCTGTGATAATTTTCAG GGATATTGTGATGTCTTTTTGAAGTGCCGAGCAGTCGATGCGGAAGGACCGTTAGCCAGATTGAAGAATCTTTTGTTTAATAAGGAAACATTGCTTACGGTAGCGCAATGGGTGACT GAATTCTGGTGGGCGGTGTTGCTCATGGGGATAGCGTTCATCATTTTCATGGGATTGTTCATCAAATGCTGTGCCGTTCACACTCCTTCTAGTAATCCTAAGAAACCTCCAGCGAGACGTATTAGTGATACTCTTAGAAGACCTATGAATACGTTAAGAAGAATG CGACATCCACATGGGGGAGGTGGTGCTGGACCCAGAAGTATACCTCCCAGGTCAGTTCCAGGAGGCCACAATGGTACTCGAGGGCCGTCGCATGGTTATGGAGAAGGTAGAGGTGCTCAGTATTATCCAAAAG